The genomic stretch TGCGGAAGGAAGCAATCTACCCGCAGATCGAATGGAAGACAAAAATTATCATGATTATAAATTTgggattataaaaaaaaaaaaatacaacaaaTCTAGTGCAATTCCACAAGTGGGATATGGGATTATCAAAAGAATAAATTTGTCACAAACACTGGGATTAAGAGGAATAAATTGTCACTGAATGAAAGTTGCAAGTTATTAAAACACATGGAAATCGAGTAACAAAATACTTTCACattaaaaaggaaaatcagagcttGAGTTTAAAATGGTATAAGGATAAATATACACAAAGTGACCTCTATTTGATTAAACATATGCTTGTGCAACATATAAATTAGACTCATTTCGAACCAACGGAAAAGTTatctccgtgtgacctataggtcgcatgtgatgacccaaaaagtcatcacttgttttagaaataaattctgtgttccaaAGCCTTAAAaactctttctgtctcacctcgatttgcgtgcacagtccaagcgcgtatccggaaagccactatgtgaaaatctgtgaaaaataacaaattttgcttttaaaatgaatttaagttgacttcggtcaacatttttagtaaacgGACATGGACCCGTGAtctgacggtcccggaggatccgtaggaaaatatgggacttgggcatatgcccggaatcgaattacgaggtcccaagcccgagaaatgaatttttaaaaaaaattgttttctgTAAAATATaggagtttttggaaatgaaatatgtttgaatttgataatatcgggcccgtattttgggtCTGGAGCCCGGAACAGGTCCTATATGTgatttgagttgagcctttaaatttggtaagaaacggaggtcatgacgtgattcggaaccttaattgtaaaatttgaaactttgaaagttcttgaaattttcttgattttgatgtcaaattcatagttattgatgttattttgatgatttgattgcacgagcatgttcgtatgatgtttttagattagtgtacatgtttggtttggagccccgagggttcgggtgagttttggataggccacaaaatagaattgaacttaggaagttgcaggttttcagctagTATGTTGCAAGTCTGCAGGCTCCGCAAATGTGAGCCCGCAAATGCGAAcatctatcgcaaatgcgaagaagacctgggatgccttggtcgcaaatgcgacctgttcattgcaaatgcgatatcgcaaatgcgaagtggaCCGGATTTCCttcagtgtcgcaaatgcgacaaaaatcttcgcatttgcgaagttagcAGGTTCTGAaggattcgcaattgcgacatccgcgacctgcaaattcatgacttagccaaaaatctttcatttttcaaactctttcaaaacataaactctcttaggcgattttccaaagaaaagttcttctccaaatcgattgtaagtcatttctaactcgttttcttcaatctttaatatctttttacatgatttcaactcaaaatcaagggttttcatgggggagattgggtgttttgagtaaaatctagatttttcaaattttggggatttggacttcgatttgagatccgatttcgaaacaaattatatatttgggtttgtgggtgaatgggtaaacgAGCTTTGGTTTGAACCgagggttttgaccatgtgggcccggggtcgatttttgactttttggaaaaaaactttagaaaacctattttcatgcattataattgattcatttagcatttactgATATAGTTaaataacttgtggctagatacgagcgaattggtgatggaatcaagaggtaaagaggtagttgaggcttgaattgtattagtggcatcgaggtaaatgtttggtctaaccttagcttgagggattatgagttgtgtcttatttgctatgtgttagttgttgagtacgacgtataagcatggtgacgagtatctatacgttggtgtcaagtatgcttgtgagtcttatactatgattaatgtcaCCGTTTGTATTGTTtatgccttatgtgatgatttctattgttaagCAAGGCTCGTGGGAGTAATATTGGTACTTGAACATTgaagagtgttggctcaagttgtaaaatgatttgtggaagtataattggcaattgaaccttatagagcattggctcaaattgtgaattgagttgtgaagtaaatgtgaaaaagaaaagaggattatgacattgtctcccttgccgggatgttatcgttttgatattgtttcccttgtcgggatatgattgttgtactattgttccctagCCGGGATTTATTGTGAATGTGttgatttccttgcccttattgctttgtgattgttgtttggatgaggaagagcgttaaagcacgaagggtgatgccgtgtatgatttttgtgaggaagagtataaagcacgaagggtgataccatgtATGATATTTgcgagagagtgttaaagcacggagggtaatgtcgtgccgcacgatgtacaattctgtgccgattatattgattttatggtgaggacgagagtaaaagcacgaagggcgatgccatgcagattatattgattcttatggtgaggacgagagtaaaagcacgaagggtgatgtcgtgcacttgtttgatttctgattcttgttgataattgagttatgatgttccttatatttacctgttgttcttctgttattatttgatgttttcccacagcatgttccccctctcatccttaactgtacattcctgcttttattttttgttgtatatgatttaactacacaggtttatttggtagtctggtcctagcctcgtcactacttcgtcgaggttaggctaggtacttaccagcacatggggccggttgtgctgatactacgttctgcactatgtgcaaatcCCGGAGCAGCAACTTTCGGACCTTAGCtttggggttgctgccttcagtccattaggaggtccgaggtagtcctgcaggcgtccataggccttggcgtctcctttcatcctgtttcatttacgtATTTCCGAGATAGTATTATACTTATTTTCGgaccctttatttgtagtatttctagaccgtctgtgaaattgtgacaccagttctgggtagtcctTGTTTAAGAAATTGCATTGAaaatatttaaatggttttattttgttcttctgcCTGTTTAAATTTCGTCGTTTATATAATGTTGGTTCATacttgttaaaggattaaaatgggaaaaaggtaaataattcaaatagtcggcttgcctagctttcactagtaggcgccattacgactctcgagggtgaaaaattcgggtcgtgacacggtaggggtgtacaaagaaaaccgacaaaccgcaccaacccgagtcaaaccgagaaaaaaaatccgatcataattgatttggtttggttttaactaaagaaagtcaaaccgaaaccaaaccaacccgacattatatatatatataaagtttagatatatttaatatataaatatacttattgtgatgtaatttataaatatttcataattttatcttttaaggtattatttcaaagTTGGACTtaaaacttttgaatgttccaataagttttatagccattaatattaggaAATTAAATAATGTTAACAAAAGcacaaaccaaaatcaaatcaatactaatgctaacaaaagacattcaattcaatactacgaaccggaatgtattgaatatctattttttgttttgtaataatttagataaaaatacataacatatttttattttttctttagcgtttagtcatgtaattaatactcccttattagtctacttattttagcatgacttagtacttttagattatgtttatttttattatggctttttaattagcaatatttatattacataattttattgtatttattgttgaatattttaggataatgtcatGACAAATCTCATATttatgtattattttcttggaaaatactttatatagttgtatcttactaggattaaagaaatattttgagcacaagttatatgttttgttctacgaagattttatcgGAATAAATCCGAAAAAATCCGAATAAtccgaaaacccgagaaaaaccgagattgaaaaatccgagttttattggtttggtctttaaatttaataatctgacacaattgatttggtttggtgatTGTAAAATCCGAACTAACCCGACCTATGTATACATCTAGGTCACGGGAGCCGTAAAATAAGCCACTGATGCCTGCATCAGGATAGGCTGCCTATATGACATCACTTGGGGTGCAGTCCTTCCCCGGAGCGTGAACACAAAATACTTCTTGTACCGGACTGCTTTTACTCATCTCGAACCACTTCATATAAATCCTTGATGCATATCATCCTATATAAAGCAACTAAATGTTCCTCTTTCACCAACACAGCATATTATTTGGGGCGCCGTGATTTTATACATGCTCAAATGAACCAAGAAACAGTCGCAACATATATCAAGAAACCTTTAAGAACGATAACTAAAACATATGGTTTTACCAAAAATTTATTATCCAAAGATAGTATAAAGTAGTGAACCCTTTCTACCATTCTATAAATGAAGCAGGAAATATTTTTCAAccaacaaaatcatgaagcaGTTGCCCTCCAATAATATTATTATCTCTTCCTAACTGACGATTTTGTGTTTCAAAGCCACCAAACATGAATCCTTCGTTATTTTCATCGATACCAAAACGTCGAGCTGCATTTCTTGGAAAGGATCCTGATAAACCAATACTCACATTATTGTTCTGATTAAGTCCCAATGTTAACGACACTCCGCCATTTCCAGCTGATGCAGTACTCATTTGATCAACTACTCCAGCACGAGAATGAGGCGAAAAATTGTCATATGATAAATTCATTGTCTCCTGATCATCACCTCCTAAATGAGTTTCACTTGGATCATTATTTCTTGTTCTCTTTGATGGAACATCATGAAATTGTTGTGAAGACGTGGATGGATGTTCAGATGGAAGTGAATTACTAGTTGGAAAATGTTCGATGGGATTGCTGTTGTTGTTTTGTCCCTCTTTTTGTGAAGCTGCTTTCTGAGCTTGCCTAGTTTCAAGATTGTGTATCTCTTCTACCATAGGCTTCCATAGTCTAACTCTTGCGTTGATGAACCAGTTAGAAACCTGATCCATTAGTAAAATATTGAATTAGATAAGGTAGATGCAAGCAAAAAATGTCTAACTATTATATATATACTGACAGTGTAAAAGAACTTTTTACATCGTCAGGTCAACAAAAAGATAATTATAGGTAACTTGTCATAAAAAGTGAGATTAGTTACCTAAAAAATACAGACAAGTTACATGTTAGGACAATGTAATATGGACTCGAAGTGTAAaagtaaaattttgaagaaatttcTGCATCCTGCTATTTTAGAATGATATAATCAGAGTATATATCAATTTGAAAAATACACACCTGATTCCTTGAAAGACCAGTCTGTTTGGCCAACATTACTTTGTCAGAGTCGGTAGGATAACTGCAAATAGCATCAACACTAATGAGTTAAAAgtacagaaaaaaaaaatctctaACTTTGCCAGATCACCGTCAAACAAGAAAAGTTAGAGAGCTAATTTGATTGTTAGAATTTTAGACAGCAAATTTCCTATTCTGCAATTTTTTATATTACATGTTGTTCCTTTGTGTCGATTATCTTATTATTTTGATGtcattattgtttttttttctccaGTATTTCCAACATGGCCTCTTCACTATAgtttttttttctcaaacttgctttgttttttttcattGAGCCGAGGGTCAACCAGAAACAACCTCCTACCTAGTTGTGGGTTACACTAGGTAAGCTATTGTAATTTAGACAGCAGATTAAAGTATTCTCAAGTTCACTAGAAGGAAGCTCAACTCCAATAAAATGCCTGCAGGACAAGGGTACTTATATCTGTTTTTCGACATACATCTATTCCAGAACAGTTTTCACTTACAACTCCATACTTGCACCTTTTTAAAAATACACGAACAAAGCCATTAACAAATAAACGCATCCTTACACAAATACTTGTTGTTTCCTAATTGTAAACTAAGTAGATGAACAGCAACTACGGAGGGTGGTGAGTACgtaaccttacccctaccttatgtaggtagagatgttgtttccgatagaccatcGGCTCAAAGCAAGCATACATAAACACAACAGTATAGAGAAAGAATGCAATAGTGAAACAGTCAAAGAAGCAGTAACAATAGCAAGATAATagaaaaaccaaaacaaaaacaATATCAATAGTAATAGAAATCTAAGAATATGGAGATGAATAACGTTACTACTACTAGAATGAAAGGAAAGTTCGACTGCTTACTAATCATCTGTCCTAATACTCAACCTCCATCCTCTTATCAAGAATCACGAACATAGTTTATTAATTCAACATGTACAAAGTTGCCATGATTGTAACTACTATGCATTGACAGTGTATAACTCTTTTACACAATCAAATAAGATGACCTACAGCAATATGCAACTCTCTAAAATAAGCCTAAGTTGATAATACAGAAATAAACTCTCTATAATAAGCCTAATTCTATGGTATAGAAGATAAAGTAAATGGCCAGCTATGATAAGTTAAAATGCACTTACGCGTAAAAATTAATTATATCAGTGTATTCAAGTTAAATACAACTGATATTACTTACGGGTGCAAAAAATGGTCAAACAACCATGCCCTGAGAACAGTTACAGCACGTTCCGGTAGCCCTCTTTGTGGTCGCCAAACAGGCTGATGATCAACAAATCCAGCATTATGAATTGCTTGTCTTTGGCAATAAATGCCTTTCCCTGCAGGATTTCCAGCTCTTGGGATTGTATCACTTTCACAAATTTGAGATTTGCCTGTGTACTGCAGTTGGTCAGTGATGGCATTTTTAAGGCACCTAAAGTGTTTGGACAAAGCTTTTAGAGATAGTTTTGCAAATGGCGAGGCATTCCCAAGTCCAGGAACAGATTCAAAAGATGCCATAACTGCTTGTAGTTGTTGATAATACTGCTTATATCTTCTGTAAACCTGATGGAGATCACCCAAAAAAGATTTGTCAAGAATACAAGGAGAGATTTCCTTAATATCATAGGTACTTTTAGTTTGAAATCATAAGTGATGAAAAAGTTTGTCTGAATAGCTTAGGTATACTTTTTTATAATTGTGAACAATGGGTCCACTACTCAATCTTTAATTTCTTCACTTACATACCAGGATTTAATCTGCTATAACGTTCGTACTCATGATATGCGCGTAAACCCCCACATCATGCGTTGTAGTGACACTCTAGGCAAACCTCATATTGACAAAATACGGGAGGAACGCTGGATATATAAGTTGATAAGTCCTAAACCCTATTAACGCATTTTAAAGCCGTGTCGGCCTAGGTCAAAAGTGGACAGTATTACTAGTGGGCTGGATCATTACATATGGTATCAGAGTCACTCCGCATGCAACCTTGAGCGATGGTGAGGAAAACCTCAGCGAGGACGCTGAGTCCTAAGAGGGGTTATGTGACACCCTAGGCAAATCCAACATCGACAAAACACGAGAGGAATGATGGATATATAAGTATATAGGCTTTAGATCCCAATGATGCATTTTAAAAAGGTGCGAGCATTGGCTCAAAGTGAATAGCAACACTAGTGGGCTGGACTTTTACACACTCTTAACACTAGACCAAAGCCCAAGGCTAAGTATGAAGACTTTTTATAAGCCATAAATATAA from Nicotiana sylvestris chromosome 12, ASM39365v2, whole genome shotgun sequence encodes the following:
- the LOC104244560 gene encoding BEL1-like homeodomain protein 9, whose translation is MAEGFEAYHVPQQSRRDRLRVSASGLLPFVDHPSLIPSDFHLVSDAKEKGVNFMDPQLSSGVSFQEISGNPFLYSHQNFRFLDQSFHGGDVDVAYKQEPFSSVAASPETNVIINNNNNSNSNNNVTTGQGLSLSLSSSHHYNQSSSSNLPLELNLQRYDSSIFTNDMSSKSSSATVPLGPFTGYASILKGSRFLKPAQQLLEELCDVGRGIYAENLAANDGFIVMDPSLEATLSDDPQYSCGDASEHRRNKSKLISMLNEVYRRYKQYYQQLQAVMASFESVPGLGNASPFAKLSLKALSKHFRCLKNAITDQLQYTGKSQICESDTIPRAGNPAGKGIYCQRQAIHNAGFVDHQPVWRPQRGLPERAVTVLRAWLFDHFLHPYPTDSDKVMLAKQTGLSRNQVSNWFINARVRLWKPMVEEIHNLETRQAQKAASQKEGQNNNSNPIEHFPTSNSLPSEHPSTSSQQFHDVPSKRTRNNDPSETHLGGDDQETMNLSYDNFSPHSRAGVVDQMSTASAGNGGVSLTLGLNQNNNVSIGLSGSFPRNAARRFGIDENNEGFMFGGFETQNRQLGRDNNIIGGQLLHDFVG